The DNA region CAGGGATCGACGAGGCCGAGCGCCGGCCCGGCCGCCGCGAACGCGGCCAGCGCGAGGTAGTAGAGCGGGAAGATGCGGAGCGCGCGCCGGACCAGGAAGCCGCGCCACCAGCCGCGCTGGCCGAGCGTGTCCACCAGGCCGCCGGTGATGAGGAAGCCGGAGAGGACGAAGAACAGGTCCACCCCGGTCCAGCCCAGGCCGAGCGCCGCCACCGCGCGCCGCTCCCAGGCGCCGTCGCCGGGCCAGGCGTTGAGCAGGTGGCAGGCGAGGACGCCGCCGATGGCCAGCCCGCGCAGCCCGTCGAGCGCGGGGAGCGGGCCGCGTGGGCCGGCGGGCATGGCGGCGTCCGGACGCGTGGTCAGGCGAGCCGCTTCAGGATCTCGTCGGCCATGGCGCGGGTGGAGAGCTTCCCGCCCAGGTCGGCGGTGCGGCAGCCGTCGGTGATGGTCTGGTCCACCGCGCGCTCGATGGCCGCCGCCTCCGGCTCGAGGCCGAGCGAGTGGCGGAGCAGCAGCGCGGCGGAGAGCACCGTGCCCACCGGGTTCGCGATGCCCTTGCCCGCGATGTCCGGGGCGGAGCCGTGGATGGGCTCGTAGAGGCCCGGGCCCTGCTCGCCGATGGAGGCGGACGGGAGCATGCCCATCGAGCCGGCCAGCACCGAGGCCTCGTCGGTGAGGATGTCGCCGAACATGTTCTCGGTGACGACCACGTCGAGGGTGGCCGGGCTGGTGACGAGCCGCATGGCGGCGGTGTCCACCAGCATGTGGTCGAGCGCGACGTCGGGGTTGGCCTGCCCGATGGCGGTCGCGAGCTCGCGCCAGAGCCGCGAGGACTCGAGCACGTTCGCCTTGTCCACGCTGGTGACCTTCTTCTTGCGCCCCTTGGCGATGCGGAACGCGAGCTCCACCACCCGGCGCACCTCGAAGTCCTGGTACTCGAGCGTGTCCACCGCGCGCGCGTGGCCGTCCTTCACGTCGCGCCCCTTGGGCTGGCCGAAGTAGAGGCCGCCCGTCAGCTCGCGGATCACCATGATGTCCACGCCGCGGAGCTTCTCCGGGCGGAGCGGCGACGAGTCGAGCAGGCTCGGGTGGACGCGCACCGGGCGCAGGTTCGCGAAGACGCCGAGGCCCTTGCGCAGGCCGAGCAGCCCCTGCTCCGGACGCACCTTGGCGCGCGGGTCGTCCCACTTCGGCCCGCCCACCGCGCCGAGCAGCACCGCGTCGGCCGCCTGGCAGTCGGCGAGCACCTCGGGGGTGAGCGCGGTCCCGTGCGCGTCGATGGAGCAGCCGCCCATCAGCCGCTCGGTGAACGAGAGCGCGTGCCCTCCCCGGCGCGCCACCGCCTCCAGCACCCGCACCGCCTCGGCCGTCACCTCCGGCCCGATCCCGTCGCCCGGCAGCACCACGATCTTCGCGTTCACGCTGCGTGTCTCCTTCGGTTCCTGCGTGTGAGGTTCAGGCGAGCGCGAGCCCGTACTCGACCGCGTCCACCAGCGCGATCCAGCTCGCCTCGATGATGTTCTGGCTCGCGCCCACCGTGCTCCAGCGGCGCGGCCCCTTCTGCATGTCGATGAGCACCCGCGTGATCGCCGCGGTGCCGTGCTGCCCGTCGAGGATGCGGACCTTGTAGTCCGAGAGGTGCAGCTCCTCGACCTGGGGGTAGTGCGCCACCAGCGCCTTCTGCAGCGCCGCGGTGAGCGCGTCCACCGGGCCGTTGCCCTCGGCGGCGGTGTGCAGCACCTCCTCGCCGACCCGCACCTTCACCATCGCCTCGGAGAAGATGCCGCGGCCGGTGCGGTGCTCCACGTTGACGAGGAAGTCCACCAGCTCGAACGGCGCGCGGTGGCCCGGCTGCTGGCGGCGCATCAGCATCGCCACCGACGCCTCGGCCGCCTCGAACGCGAAGCCCTTCGACTCGAGCGCCTTGATCTCGTTCAGCACCGCGCCGACGTCGGCGATCGAGTCCGGCGCGATGCCGTACTCCTCCGCCTTGGAGAGCAGGTTCCCGCGGCCGGACAGCTCGCTCACCACGACGCGCATGGCGTTGCCGACCTTCTCCGGGTCCACGTGCTGGTAGCTGGTCGCGCTCCGCCGCATGGCCGCGACGTGGATCCCGCCCTTGTGCGCGAACGCGGACCGGCCCACGTAGGCGAGGTGCTCGTCCGGCGCGAGGTTCGCGACCTCGGCCACGAAGTGCGAGACCTCGTACAGCTCGGAGAGCTTGCCGTCCGGCAGGCAGCGCGCGTCCGCCTTCAGCTCCAGCGCCGGGATGATCGAGCAGAGGTTCGCGTTGCCGCAGCGCTCGCCGTAGCCGTTGATCGTGCCCTGGACCTGCACCGCGCCGGCGTGCACCGCGGCGAGCGAGTTCGCCACCGCGCACTCGGAGTCGTTGTGGCAGTGGACGCCGAGCGGGTGGCCGAGCGCGGCCTTCACCTTCGCGACCGTCTCGCCGATCTGCCAGGGCAGCGAGCCGCCGTTGGTGTCGCAGAGCACCAGCGTCTCGGCCCCGCCGCGCACCGCCGCCCGGAGCGTCTCGAGCGCGTAGGCCGGATCCGCGCGCCAGCCGTCGAAGAAGTGCTCGGCGTCGTAGATCACCCGCCGCCCCTGGGCGCGCAGGTACGCCAGGCTCTTCTCGATGATGCGGAGGTTCTCGTCGAAGGTGGTGCGCAGCACCTCGGTGACGTGCAGCGTCCAGGTCTTGCCCACCACCGTGCAGGCGGGGGTGCCGGCGTCCAGGAGCGCGCGGATGTTCGCGTCGTCCTCGGGCCCGCCGCCCACGCGGCAGGTCGAGCCGAACGCGGCGATCCGGGCGTGCTTCCAGGGCAGGTCGCGGGCCCGCTCGAAGAACTCGGCGTCCTTGGGGTTCGACCCGGGCCACCCGCCCTCGATGAACGTCACCCCGAGCTCGTCGAGCCGGCGCGCGATCCGGAGCTTGTCCTCGCACGAGAGCGAGATGCCCTCGCGCTGGGTGCCGTCCCGCAGCGTGGTGTCGTAGATCTGGATCATCCGCGTTCCTTCCGCGCGCTGCGGACGACGCGTCCCCGACCGCCGGCGCCCGTCGCGCCGCGGCCGTCCCGCCGTCCGCTGTGGTCGAGCCCCCGACGGGGCTGGACCGTGCACGATACACGACCCGGATGGTTGCGTCGATCCGCCACGTTGCGTGCGGGCGGCGGGCCGCGCGTCACCGCCGGAACGCGAACAGGAGCGCCCCCACCACGCCGGCGAGGCCGGTGGCGAGGTACAGCACGCCCGCGGCGAGCGCCTTCCCGCCGGTGAGCAGCCCGCCGCTGGTGGGCATGCGGCGGCGCAAGAACCCGTCGCGCACGCCGATCCAGGCGCAGACCAGGCCGGAGACGAGCAGCACCGCGGCGACGATCCAGTGGAGCGGCTTCGAGGGGTCGAGGAAGGCTTCCAAGGGGCGGGGATTCTACGGTCCCAGCCCGCGGGCGTCACCCGCGGAAGCGCGCCCGGCCTTGACCCCGTCGGGGTCTAGATCGGATCCGGCCCCCGGGCGTTCCTACCGCCGAACCCGCACCGGAGGTCGCACCATGTTCCGCACCCTGGCCCTCGCAGCCGCCCTCGCCCTCGCGCCCGCCGCCCCGCGCGCCCAGCCCGTCCCGGCCGCGCCGCCGCCGGCATCCACCCCATCGCCGCGCGTCATCGCCGTCTCCGGCGAGGGGCACGTCTCGGTGCGCCCGGACGTCGCGGTGCTGTTCGCCGGCGTGACCGCCACCGGGAAGGACCTGAAGCGCGTCACCGCCGACACCGACGCCCAGCTCCGCCGCGTCCTCGACGCCCTGGCCCGCGCCGGCGTCGCCGGGAAGGACGTCCAGACCGTGCGCCACGACGTCTCGGTGGACCGCGACTGGAACGTGAAGGGCGGCGGCCCCGGGCCCATCACCGGCTACACCGTGACGGACGAGCTGCGCGTGAAGGTCCGCGACCTCGACAGCCTCGGCACGGTCATCGAGCGCGTGCTCGCGGCCGGCTCCAACACGCTGCGGTCGCTCGCGTTCGAGAAGGAGGACCCCACGCCGGAGCAGGGCCGCGCCCTCGCCGCCGCCTACGCGGTCGCGAGGTTCAAGGCGGAGGCGATCGCCCGCGCCGCCGGCGTGACGCTCGGCGAGGTGCTGACCGTCTCCGAGGGCGGCGAGGTCCGCCCGTTCCCGGTCATGCGCGACGCGCGCGTGATGGCGATGAAGGCCGAGGCCGCGCCGGTGGCCGCGGGCGAGGTCGAGGTGGCCGCCACGGTGAGCGTCACCTTCGCCATCCGCTGAGCCGCGCCGGCCGCCCGCCCGTCTCCGGGCCGCGCCGCGTGGCGCGCCGGGCGGCGCGCGGGTACCCTACGCGCCACACCCGTCGAGGAGCGCACGCGAATGGCCAAGCCGAAGATCGAGGAGCTGGTGAAGGGAAAGGGCCCGGAGGCGGTCCGGGGCAAGACGGTCGAGGTCCACTACACGGGCTGGCTCCTCGACGGGAAGCAGTTCGACTCGTCGGTGGGCGGCAGCCCGTTCTCCTTCCGGCTCGGCGCCGGCGAGGTGATCGAGGGCTGGGACCGCGGGGTCGCCGGCATGAAGGTCGGCGGCAAGCGCAAGCTGACGCTGCCGCCCGACCTGGCCTACGGCGCGCGCGGCGCGCCGCCGGAGATCCCGCCCAACGCGACGCTCGTGTTCGAGGTCGAGCTGCTCTCGGTTTACTGAGCGTCCGCGCCCGGCCGCCGCCCTCCCGCGCGGGCCCCCGAGAGGAGGCCCCGGCGGCCGTCGCAACCCGCCCCGCCCGCCGTTAGGTGCTCCCCGTCCGCGATCGACCGGAGGGCACCGTGACGACCCCGACCATCGACTTTGCCAGCCTGAGCCTGCAGGACGCGCTCGACCTCGCCATCGGCATCGAGCAGGAGGCGCAGGAGCGGTACGAGGAGTTCACGAAGCTGGTGGGCGGCCGCTACGCCGGCGACGCGTCCGACATGTTCCGCATGATGGCGAGCTACGAGGCCCGGCACCGCACCGAGCTGGCCGAGCGGCGCGCAAAGCTGTTCGGCGCCGCGCCGGCGCACGTCTCCCGGGACGCCACCGAGGACGTCGAGGCGCCGGACGTGACCGCGCCGCGCGTGTTCATGTCGGCGCGCCAGGCGATGGAGGTCGCGCTCGCCTCCGAGGAGAAGGCCTACGACTTCTTCACCGCCGCGCTCGCGCAGGTGCGCGATCCGGACGTGCGCAAGCTCTTCACCGAGCTGCAGGGCGAGGAGCTGAAGCACCAGCGGCTGGTGCGCGAGAAGATGGAGAAGCTGCCGCCCGGACCGGACCTCGAGGAGGAGGACGCGGACGAGCCCGGGTCCGACGCGGGGTAGGCCGGGCCCGCCTCACCCGAGCCAGCTCGGGTTGTGCGTGGTCGCGTCGTAGCCGTCGGTGGTCTTGTACCGCTCGTCCGCGCCGCTCGCGGCGGCGGGGGCGGTGCGGGCGAGCAGCGCGTTCACGTCGGCCTCGGCGAGCGGCCGGAACCCGCGCGCGATCCGCAGCGCCTGCTCCACCCGCTCCAGCGCGTCGCAGCCGGTGATCACGGTCGCGACCGGCAGGCTCAGGGCGTAGCGCAAGCACTCCTCCGCCGAGGCGATGTTCCGCTGCACGATGCGCGCGTCGGCCATGGGCTTCATGCCGAGCGGCGCGATGCCCCGCTCCAGCAGCGCCGGCAGCACGCGCTGCTCGAAGCTGCGGAAGTGGGCGTCGAGCACGTTGAGCGGCAGCTGCACGGTGTCGAAGCGGAACCCGTGGGCCTCGGCGGCCGCCAGCATGGCCAGGTGGACGTCCGGCGACTTGTGGCCGGTGAAGCCGAGGAAGCGCGCCTTGCCGGCCCGGCGCGCCTCCAGCAGCGCCTCGGCGGCGCCTCCCGGCGCGAAGGTCCGGCCCGGGTCGTCGTCGCGGATCACCTCGTGGAGCTGCAGCAGGTCCACATGGTCGGTCTCGAGGCGGCGCAGCGACTCGTCCAGCTGCCGGGCGGCGGCCTCCTTCGTGCGCCCGTCCACCTTCGTCATCAGGAACACGCGGTCGCGGTAGCCGTCGCGGAGCCCCTTGCCCATGCGCCGCTCGCTCTCGCCGTCGTGGTAGTCCCAGCAGTTGTCGAGGAACGTGATCCCGCCGTCCACCGCGGTGCGGAGGATGCGGAGGCTCTCCTGCTCCGACGGCGGCACCGCCAGGTGGAAGCCGCCCAGCCCGACGATCGAGACCGTCTCGCCGGTGCCGCCCAGCGCACGGCGCGGGACCTCGTCCGCGCCCCCTCCCCGTCCGTCGCCCATGCCGGCGCCTCCGCCGCAGCCGACCGCCGGGATCACGGTCGCGGCGAGCGCGGCGCGGAGGAAGTCCCGGCGGGTCAGGGGCGGCATCTCCGCCACAGGATGCGGCCGCCGCGGGCGCGGCGGGAGGGCCCGGCCGCGCGCCCGGGCCGGCTACGCGCGCGAGGAGCGGGGCGCCGGCGGCCCGCCGGCCAGGAACGCCTCCGCCCGCAGCGCCGCCACCACCTCGGCCTCGCCCGGGCCGGCCACGCCGCGCGCGGCGGCCTGCGCGAGCTGGTCCACCACCTCGTTCACGGCGTGCCCGTCGTGCCCGCGCACCCAGGTGTACGTGACGCTCAGGTCGCGGGCGCGCGCGTCGAGCGCCTCGATGAGATCGCGGTTCAGCACCGGCTCGCCGCTGGCGGTGCGCCAGCCCTTCCTGCGCCAGCCGTGGATCCACCGGGAGAGCGCGTCCACCACGTAGCGCGAGTCGGAGATGACCTGGACCGCCTCGCCGCCCGGGAGCCCCTCCAGCGCCTCCAGCACCGCCCGCAGCTCCATGCGGTTGTTGGTGACGGCGTTCGGGCCGTCCTCGACCCAGCGCGTGCCGCCGAACCGGTAGGCCGGGCGGGCGCGGTCGAGCACCACGTAGCCGGTGCCGCCCGGGCCGCCCGGGTTCACGAGCGCCGAGCCGTCGGAGAAGGCGATGAAGCGGGCCTGGGACATGGGGCGCGCACCCTACCCCGCCCCCCTGACGCGGGCCGAGCGCGCCGCCCCGCCCCGCCCGGCGTCGCCAGGCTGCCGCCCGGCCCGCTACCCTGTCCCCGGTGCCACGATGACGATGCGCCGCCTGCTCGCCACCGCCTTCACCTACGCGCTCGCCGCGGCGGTGGTGGCCGTGTCCTTCCCGCTCGCGCTCGTGCTGTTCGTGCTCACCGCGCCGTTCGACCGCCGGCGCATGGCGGTGAGCGAGCTGCTGCGCTGGCTCGGCGAGGTCCTGCTCCGGCACGCGCCGCTCTGGCCGGCGCGCATCGAGGGGTCGCTGCCGCCGCCGCCCGCCACGTTCGTGGTCGTGCCGAACCACCAGTCGCTGGTGGACGCGATCGCGGTCGCGTGCCTGCCCCGCAACATGAAGTGGCTGGGTAAGGTGGAGGCGTTCCGGCTGCCCTGGCTCGGCTGGGCTTTCCACCTCGCCGGCTACGTGCCGGTGAAGCGCGGCGACCGCGCCAGCGGGGCGGTGGCGCTCGCGGCGATGCGGCGCTGGCTGGAGGCGGGCGTGCCGGTGGGCCTGTTCGCGGAGGGGCATCGCACGCGCGACGGCCAGCTCCAGCCGTTCCACGCCGGGCCGTTCCGCCTGGCGGTGGACCTGGGCGTGCCCATCGTGCCGGTGGCGATCTCCGGCGCGTGGCGCGCCATGCCGCCCGACCGCGCCGCCATCCGGCCCGCCACCATCCAGGTGCGGATCCTCCCGCCGGTGCCGACCGCCGGCCGGACGCCCGCCGACGTGGACGCGCTGCGCGAGGAGGTGCGCGGCCGGATCGCGGCGGCGCTGGCGGAGCTGGAGGCCCCCGCCGCGCCGCCCGGTCCCGCGGCGGCTAGGCCTTCTCCAGGATCGCGGTGAGCAGGCGCCAGAACGCCGCCACCGACGCGATCGAGACGCGCTCGTCGGGCGTGTGCGCGTCCCACATGCTGGGGCCGATGGAGGCCATCTCCATGCCCGGGTACTTCTCGCCGATGAGGCCGCACTCCAGGCCGGCGTGGATGGCCTTCACCAGCATCGGCTTCCCGAACAGCTCCTCGTGGACGCCGTTCACCAGCTTCACCATCCCGGACCCCGGCTCCGGCTTCCAGCCCGGGTAGCCGCCGGAGTGCCGCGCCTCGAACCCGGCCAGCGCCGCGATGGCGGCGATGCGGGCCGCGAGCGCGCGCTTGGACGCGTCGATGGCGCTGCGGGTCAGGAAGCAGACCTCGGCGCGCGCCGTGGCCGCGTCCGCGTCCACGATCGCGAGGTTGGTGGAGGTCTGCACCAGCCCCGGGATGTCCGGGCTCATCGCCTCCACGCCGTGCGGCCCGGCCACCAGCAGCCCGATCACCGCGCGCGCGTCGGCGGCGGCGATCACCCGCGCCGCCGCGCCGGGCTCGAGCGCGATCGCGAGGCCGGGGTCGAACGCGCCCAGCGCCGCCTTCCAGTCGCGCTCCAGCGCCGCCGCGTCCGCGCGGAGCGCCGCCTCGCGGGCCGGCTCGACCAGCACCACCGCCGAGGCCTCGCGCGGGATGGCGTTCCGCTTGTTGCCGCCCTTCAGCGCCGCGACCCGCAGGTCGTGCCGCGCGGCGAGCGCCTCGAGCACCTGGCCCAGCAGCCGGACCGCGCTCCCGCGGCCGGCCGCGATGTCCACGCCGGAGTGGCCGCCCTTCAGGCCCATCACCCGCAGCCGCAGCGCGGTCCGGCCGGCCGGCGCCGGCTCGGTGGCGAGCGCGCGCGAGGCGACGGTGTCCACGCCGCCGGCGCAGCCGATGGTCAGCTCGCCCTCCTCCTCGCTGTCGAGGTTGAGCAAGCGCGGCGCGCGCAGCCAGCCGGGCTTCAGGTTGTTCGCGCCGGTGAGCCCGGTCTCCTCGTCCACCGTGAACAGCGCCTCGATGGCCGGGTGGGCGAGGTCGCGCGCGGCGAGCACCGCCAGCGCGGCCGCCACGCCCACGCCGTTGTCGGCGCCGAGCGTGGTGCCGCGCGCGCGCAGCACCTCGCCGTCGCGCCACACCTGGATCGGATCCTTCTCGAAGTCGTGCGGCGTGCCCTCGTTCTTCTCGCACACCATGTCGAGGTGGCCCTGCAGCGCCAGGGCGGGCCGGCCCTCGCGGCCGGGCGAGGCGGCCTTGCGCACCAGCACGTTGCCGATCGCGTCGCGCTCCACCTCGCAGCCGAGCCGCCTCGCCTCCCCCTCGACCCAGGCGGCGGCCGCCGCCTCGTTCTTCGAGCTGCGCGGGATGCGCGAGAGGTCGAGGAAGTAGCTCCAGAGGGCCCTGGGCTCGAGGGTTCCGAGATCGGCGGACATGCGTGCTCCCGTGGCGAAGG from Anaeromyxobacter dehalogenans 2CP-C includes:
- a CDS encoding aldo/keto reductase; the protein is MPPLTRRDFLRAALAATVIPAVGCGGGAGMGDGRGGGADEVPRRALGGTGETVSIVGLGGFHLAVPPSEQESLRILRTAVDGGITFLDNCWDYHDGESERRMGKGLRDGYRDRVFLMTKVDGRTKEAAARQLDESLRRLETDHVDLLQLHEVIRDDDPGRTFAPGGAAEALLEARRAGKARFLGFTGHKSPDVHLAMLAAAEAHGFRFDTVQLPLNVLDAHFRSFEQRVLPALLERGIAPLGMKPMADARIVQRNIASAEECLRYALSLPVATVITGCDALERVEQALRIARGFRPLAEADVNALLARTAPAAASGADERYKTTDGYDATTHNPSWLG
- a CDS encoding FKBP-type peptidyl-prolyl cis-trans isomerase, translating into MAKPKIEELVKGKGPEAVRGKTVEVHYTGWLLDGKQFDSSVGGSPFSFRLGAGEVIEGWDRGVAGMKVGGKRKLTLPPDLAYGARGAPPEIPPNATLVFEVELLSVY
- the pepD gene encoding beta-Ala-His dipeptidase; the protein is MSADLGTLEPRALWSYFLDLSRIPRSSKNEAAAAAWVEGEARRLGCEVERDAIGNVLVRKAASPGREGRPALALQGHLDMVCEKNEGTPHDFEKDPIQVWRDGEVLRARGTTLGADNGVGVAAALAVLAARDLAHPAIEALFTVDEETGLTGANNLKPGWLRAPRLLNLDSEEEGELTIGCAGGVDTVASRALATEPAPAGRTALRLRVMGLKGGHSGVDIAAGRGSAVRLLGQVLEALAARHDLRVAALKGGNKRNAIPREASAVVLVEPAREAALRADAAALERDWKAALGAFDPGLAIALEPGAAARVIAAADARAVIGLLVAGPHGVEAMSPDIPGLVQTSTNLAIVDADAATARAEVCFLTRSAIDASKRALAARIAAIAALAGFEARHSGGYPGWKPEPGSGMVKLVNGVHEELFGKPMLVKAIHAGLECGLIGEKYPGMEMASIGPSMWDAHTPDERVSIASVAAFWRLLTAILEKA
- a CDS encoding ferritin-like domain-containing protein, giving the protein MTTPTIDFASLSLQDALDLAIGIEQEAQERYEEFTKLVGGRYAGDASDMFRMMASYEARHRTELAERRAKLFGAAPAHVSRDATEDVEAPDVTAPRVFMSARQAMEVALASEEKAYDFFTAALAQVRDPDVRKLFTELQGEELKHQRLVREKMEKLPPGPDLEEEDADEPGSDAG
- the cimA gene encoding citramalate synthase: MIQIYDTTLRDGTQREGISLSCEDKLRIARRLDELGVTFIEGGWPGSNPKDAEFFERARDLPWKHARIAAFGSTCRVGGGPEDDANIRALLDAGTPACTVVGKTWTLHVTEVLRTTFDENLRIIEKSLAYLRAQGRRVIYDAEHFFDGWRADPAYALETLRAAVRGGAETLVLCDTNGGSLPWQIGETVAKVKAALGHPLGVHCHNDSECAVANSLAAVHAGAVQVQGTINGYGERCGNANLCSIIPALELKADARCLPDGKLSELYEVSHFVAEVANLAPDEHLAYVGRSAFAHKGGIHVAAMRRSATSYQHVDPEKVGNAMRVVVSELSGRGNLLSKAEEYGIAPDSIADVGAVLNEIKALESKGFAFEAAEASVAMLMRRQQPGHRAPFELVDFLVNVEHRTGRGIFSEAMVKVRVGEEVLHTAAEGNGPVDALTAALQKALVAHYPQVEELHLSDYKVRILDGQHGTAAITRVLIDMQKGPRRWSTVGASQNIIEASWIALVDAVEYGLALA
- a CDS encoding SIMPL domain-containing protein; protein product: MFRTLALAAALALAPAAPRAQPVPAAPPPASTPSPRVIAVSGEGHVSVRPDVAVLFAGVTATGKDLKRVTADTDAQLRRVLDALARAGVAGKDVQTVRHDVSVDRDWNVKGGGPGPITGYTVTDELRVKVRDLDSLGTVIERVLAAGSNTLRSLAFEKEDPTPEQGRALAAAYAVARFKAEAIARAAGVTLGEVLTVSEGGEVRPFPVMRDARVMAMKAEAAPVAAGEVEVAATVSVTFAIR
- a CDS encoding ribonuclease H family protein yields the protein MSQARFIAFSDGSALVNPGGPGGTGYVVLDRARPAYRFGGTRWVEDGPNAVTNNRMELRAVLEALEGLPGGEAVQVISDSRYVVDALSRWIHGWRRKGWRTASGEPVLNRDLIEALDARARDLSVTYTWVRGHDGHAVNEVVDQLAQAAARGVAGPGEAEVVAALRAEAFLAGGPPAPRSSRA
- a CDS encoding lysophospholipid acyltransferase family protein codes for the protein MRRLLATAFTYALAAAVVAVSFPLALVLFVLTAPFDRRRMAVSELLRWLGEVLLRHAPLWPARIEGSLPPPPATFVVVPNHQSLVDAIAVACLPRNMKWLGKVEAFRLPWLGWAFHLAGYVPVKRGDRASGAVALAAMRRWLEAGVPVGLFAEGHRTRDGQLQPFHAGPFRLAVDLGVPIVPVAISGAWRAMPPDRAAIRPATIQVRILPPVPTAGRTPADVDALREEVRGRIAAALAELEAPAAPPGPAAARPSPGSR
- the leuB gene encoding 3-isopropylmalate dehydrogenase produces the protein MNAKIVVLPGDGIGPEVTAEAVRVLEAVARRGGHALSFTERLMGGCSIDAHGTALTPEVLADCQAADAVLLGAVGGPKWDDPRAKVRPEQGLLGLRKGLGVFANLRPVRVHPSLLDSSPLRPEKLRGVDIMVIRELTGGLYFGQPKGRDVKDGHARAVDTLEYQDFEVRRVVELAFRIAKGRKKKVTSVDKANVLESSRLWRELATAIGQANPDVALDHMLVDTAAMRLVTSPATLDVVVTENMFGDILTDEASVLAGSMGMLPSASIGEQGPGLYEPIHGSAPDIAGKGIANPVGTVLSAALLLRHSLGLEPEAAAIERAVDQTITDGCRTADLGGKLSTRAMADEILKRLA